In the Aromatoleum bremense genome, one interval contains:
- a CDS encoding YihY family inner membrane protein yields the protein MMPLTAAREFMRLLAGRFVATRCPQVAGSLAFTTLLAIVPLLTVILALFSNFPAFSRLGASLRTFLLENLLPDRAGQIIATYAFQFSQQAAGLTLIGTVLLVLTALMLLMTIDHVFNHIWGVRRPRPLLTRLMVHWFALTLGPLALGGSVLATGHLVATSIALAGEGSWVGETFARLVSTVLLGSLFSFLYYAVPNHPVRMLHALAGGVAAAVVFVLMQRLFGLFIVRMPTYTLIYGTFAALPIFLVWLYLSWVVILLGAALSATLPGFFERARILRAFPGDRAWAAVTMLIALAEAQHAGTTLPFATLQAGARISSNEGEALLGEMRDAGWVAHTEEGNWLLSRQAAEIGLAAVVNRFALSPAAWRDASDGDEASRRIAERLATALHSADLPLSALTSAGSRVQTG from the coding sequence ATGATGCCGCTGACCGCCGCCCGGGAGTTCATGCGCCTCTTGGCAGGACGTTTCGTCGCCACCCGCTGCCCGCAAGTCGCAGGCAGCCTCGCATTCACGACGCTGCTGGCGATCGTTCCGCTGCTCACGGTGATCCTCGCGCTGTTCAGCAACTTTCCCGCGTTCTCGCGGCTCGGCGCGTCACTGCGCACTTTCCTGCTCGAAAACCTCCTGCCGGACCGTGCCGGACAGATCATCGCGACCTACGCGTTCCAGTTCTCGCAGCAAGCGGCCGGGCTCACGCTGATCGGCACCGTGCTGCTGGTGCTGACCGCGCTGATGTTGCTCATGACGATCGACCACGTGTTCAATCACATCTGGGGGGTGCGTCGTCCGCGCCCGCTCCTCACGCGCCTCATGGTCCACTGGTTTGCACTGACTCTCGGTCCGCTTGCGCTCGGCGGCAGCGTGCTCGCGACCGGCCATCTGGTCGCGACATCGATCGCGCTGGCCGGCGAAGGGTCGTGGGTCGGCGAAACGTTTGCCCGCCTCGTGTCGACCGTCCTGCTCGGTTCGCTGTTCAGCTTTCTCTACTACGCCGTCCCGAACCATCCGGTGCGGATGCTGCACGCGCTGGCCGGCGGCGTCGCGGCAGCGGTCGTGTTTGTGCTGATGCAGCGGCTGTTCGGGCTCTTCATCGTCCGCATGCCGACTTATACGCTGATCTACGGCACTTTCGCGGCGCTGCCGATCTTTCTCGTCTGGCTCTATCTGTCGTGGGTCGTGATCCTGCTCGGCGCCGCACTGTCGGCGACCCTGCCGGGCTTTTTCGAACGCGCGCGTATCCTGCGCGCTTTTCCCGGCGATCGCGCCTGGGCCGCCGTGACGATGCTCATCGCGCTGGCCGAAGCCCAGCACGCCGGCACCACCCTTCCATTCGCGACGCTGCAAGCCGGGGCGCGCATCAGCAGCAACGAAGGCGAGGCCCTGCTGGGCGAGATGCGCGACGCCGGCTGGGTCGCGCACACCGAAGAGGGGAACTGGCTGCTGAGCCGGCAAGCCGCGGAGATCGGCCTGGCGGCCGTCGTGAACCGCTTCGCGCTGTCGCCCGCCGCCTGGCGCGACGCTTCGGACGGCGATGAGGCATCGCGACGCATCGCCGAGCGGCTCGCCACGGCCCTGCATTCGGCCGATCTGCCGCTGTCCGCCCTGACTTCCGCCGGGAGCCGGGTTCAGACGGGGTAG
- a CDS encoding DUF2069 domain-containing protein: MTPRALNLASSILLVALIALCLLWEIWLAPLRPGGSWMMLKVLPLMPALFGVLKGRRYTYQWLSMLVLLYLVEGVVRATDPGLAGMLAIAEAVLAMLLFASAVLYARLSAPSRQRRPNG; this comes from the coding sequence ATGACGCCGCGCGCATTGAACCTCGCATCGAGCATCCTGCTCGTCGCATTGATCGCGCTGTGCCTGCTGTGGGAAATCTGGCTCGCGCCGTTGCGGCCGGGCGGTTCGTGGATGATGCTGAAGGTGTTGCCGTTGATGCCGGCGCTGTTCGGCGTGTTGAAAGGGCGGCGCTACACTTACCAGTGGCTGTCGATGCTGGTGCTGCTGTACCTCGTCGAAGGGGTCGTGCGCGCGACCGATCCCGGCCTCGCGGGAATGCTCGCGATCGCCGAGGCGGTCCTCGCGATGCTGCTGTTCGCCAGCGCCGTGCTGTATGCACGGCTCTCGGCGCCGTCGCGCCAGCGGCGGCCGAACGGCTGA
- a CDS encoding 2-isopropylmalate synthase, producing the protein MKDHLIVFDTTLRDGEQSPGASMTRDEKLRIARQLERMRVDVIEAGFPAASNGDFESVRAIAEAIRESTVCGLARANEADIRRAGEAIAPAARGRIHTFIATSPIHMEMKLRMTPDQVVEQAVRAIGWAKEYTDDIEFSAEDAGRSEIDFLCRIFEAVIKAGAKTINVPDTVGYNVPEQYAHTIRTLIERVPDSDKVVWSVHCHNDLGLAVANSLAAVMAGARQVECTLNGLGERAGNAALEELVMAVRTRQDVFPCDTRIDATQIVPASKLVSGVTGFPVQPNKAIVGANAFAHESGIHQDGVLKHRETYEIMRAEDVGWGANKLVLGKHSGRNAFRSRLQEIGIVVASEEHLNHAFARFKELADKKHEIFDEDIQALMSDEVVTPDQEHYRLVASRFHSETGETPRADLTLSVDGQETRTSAEGSGPVDAAFKAIEAIAGSGTELLLYSVNAITTGTDAQGEVTVRLAREGKVVNGQGADTDIIVASAKAYLNALNKLHSKLERLNPQL; encoded by the coding sequence ATGAAAGACCACTTGATCGTATTCGATACCACCTTGCGTGACGGCGAACAAAGCCCCGGCGCGTCGATGACCCGCGACGAGAAGCTGCGCATCGCCCGGCAGCTGGAGCGGATGCGCGTCGACGTCATCGAAGCCGGCTTTCCAGCAGCCTCGAACGGCGACTTCGAGTCGGTGCGCGCGATTGCGGAAGCGATCAGGGAATCAACGGTCTGCGGCCTCGCGCGCGCGAACGAAGCCGACATCCGCCGCGCCGGCGAGGCGATCGCTCCCGCCGCGCGCGGACGCATCCACACCTTCATCGCGACCAGCCCGATCCACATGGAAATGAAGCTGCGCATGACGCCCGACCAGGTCGTCGAGCAGGCGGTGCGTGCGATTGGCTGGGCGAAGGAATACACCGACGACATCGAATTCTCGGCCGAGGATGCCGGCCGCTCGGAGATCGACTTCCTCTGTCGCATCTTCGAGGCCGTCATCAAGGCCGGCGCGAAGACGATCAACGTGCCCGACACCGTCGGCTACAACGTCCCCGAGCAATATGCGCACACCATCCGCACGCTGATCGAGCGCGTGCCGGACTCCGACAAGGTCGTGTGGTCGGTGCATTGCCACAACGACCTCGGTCTTGCCGTCGCGAACTCGCTCGCTGCGGTCATGGCCGGTGCACGGCAGGTCGAATGCACGCTCAACGGCCTCGGCGAACGGGCCGGCAACGCCGCGCTCGAGGAACTGGTGATGGCGGTGCGCACGCGCCAGGACGTGTTCCCGTGCGACACGCGCATCGACGCCACGCAGATCGTGCCAGCGTCGAAGCTGGTGTCCGGCGTCACCGGCTTTCCGGTCCAGCCGAACAAGGCGATCGTCGGCGCGAACGCCTTCGCCCATGAATCCGGCATTCACCAGGATGGCGTGCTCAAGCACCGCGAAACCTACGAGATCATGCGCGCCGAGGACGTCGGCTGGGGCGCGAACAAGCTCGTGCTCGGCAAGCATTCCGGCCGCAACGCGTTCCGCAGTCGCTTGCAGGAAATCGGCATCGTCGTGGCGTCCGAGGAACACCTGAACCATGCGTTCGCGCGCTTCAAGGAACTCGCCGACAAGAAGCACGAGATCTTCGACGAGGATATCCAGGCGCTGATGAGCGACGAGGTCGTCACCCCCGACCAGGAGCACTACCGCCTCGTTGCCTCGCGCTTCCATTCCGAGACCGGCGAGACGCCGCGGGCCGACCTCACGCTGTCCGTGGACGGGCAGGAGACGCGAACTTCAGCCGAAGGATCCGGCCCTGTCGATGCCGCGTTCAAGGCGATCGAGGCGATCGCCGGCAGCGGCACCGAGTTGCTGCTGTATTCGGTCAATGCGATTACCACCGGCACCGACGCGCAGGGCGAAGTCACCGTTCGCCTGGCCAGGGAAGGCAAGGTCGTCAACGGCCAGGGGGCCGATACGGACATCATCGTCGCGTCGGCGAAGGCCTATCTCAACGCACTGAACAAGCTGCACAGCAAGCTCGAGCGGCTGAACCCGCAGCTGTGA